In Marinobacter salsuginis, the genomic stretch TGCGAATCGGCGGCGACGAGCTCGCAATCATTGTCGAGAAGGTTGAGGACTCCCTGGATATCACCCAGATCATCCGCAAGGTGGTGAACGCCCTTGATGAGCCGGTTACCATAGACGGCCAGACGGTGGTGGTCAGTGCCAGCCTTGGCGTGGCAACCTACCCGGAAGCCGGCGACACCGCCGAGAACCTGTTGCGTCGGGCAAACCGTGCCATGTTCGAAGCCAAGCGCGACCCGGGCACCAGCTACCGCTTCTACGACCGCCAGTTGCACATTTCCGCCGGTTACCAGCTCCGCCTGGAAGCAGATCTTCGCAATGCTTTACGAGGCAAGGAGCTGGAGCTGTACTACCAGCCGAGGATCGACCTGGCCACAGAGGAAGTCCGGGGTGTGGAATGCCTGCTGCGCTGGAATCATCCGGAGCGGGGGCTGGTAGGGCCGGACGAATTCATTCCGGTGGCCGAGCGCAGCGGGCTGATCGTGCCTATCGGTTACTGGGTGATCGAACAGGCCTGTAAGCGTCTGCAGGAGTCGGCCGAGATGGGCTTCCCGGGTCTGGTGTTCGCCGTCAATCTGTCGTTCCGTCAGTTCCACGACCGCAAGATGACCGAGACCATTTTCCGCATCATCTTCAATGCCAACGTGGATACCAGCCTGCTGGAACTGGAGCTGACGGAGAGTGCCATGATGCACGATCCGGAGTACGCCCAGCGCTGCCTGCGGGAGTTGAATCAACTGGGTATCAGTTTTGCCCTTGACGACTTTGGAACCGGTTTTTCCTCCCTGAGCAATCTTCAGCACTTGCCGATTTCCCTGGTGAAAATCGACAAGTCGTTTGTGCAGGAGCTGGGTAACTCGGCAGACGCTGAACACATCATCCGGGC encodes the following:
- a CDS encoding putative bifunctional diguanylate cyclase/phosphodiesterase gives rise to the protein MTLPLETMRPGQLRLLVLTPDYSDFLWLNALLAGDVEISADATWCPDLVDCDDLIRNASFDVIVWDCVFHSGSEASFLQYLAVASNEKPVLALSAEPPGERAPELLVAGAADYLCRQNLDHWNFRRALKCLWYRDQLSESAHGQLGREVATGFINRDLFFDRLQQALLRAERAGHRLALLHLNIDDFRSINESFGYQKSDQLMMKLAERLRHSLRRVDSLMRIGGDELAIIVEKVEDSLDITQIIRKVVNALDEPVTIDGQTVVVSASLGVATYPEAGDTAENLLRRANRAMFEAKRDPGTSYRFYDRQLHISAGYQLRLEADLRNALRGKELELYYQPRIDLATEEVRGVECLLRWNHPERGLVGPDEFIPVAERSGLIVPIGYWVIEQACKRLQESAEMGFPGLVFAVNLSFRQFHDRKMTETIFRIIFNANVDTSLLELELTESAMMHDPEYAQRCLRELNQLGISFALDDFGTGFSSLSNLQHLPISLVKIDKSFVQELGNSADAEHIIRAIISLAHSLQISVVAEGVETEGQLEFLRQQHCDEIQGYYYARPMPWADLVQFLNKRGQAACLQQ